A region of the Hylaeus volcanicus isolate JK05 chromosome 5, UHH_iyHylVolc1.0_haploid, whole genome shotgun sequence genome:
ATTATTTCGCGACTCAACATATaaagatatttcttttatgttgCATAAATGTCCTACAAACGTGGTCAATGAAAGATAGTTTTTTGTATAGTTTGTTAACAAATAATGTTGTTACTATTACATACTGAAGAAAGATTCTAGTTTCCACTTTTTTGTTgtgtgtaattattaaaatattgcgtCACACATTCTATACTTGTTAATGAATACCTGCAGTGCAGATGATAGCCATTTTATCTAATTTGAGAAAATGCCCGCGTATTGCTATTCATTGGGAAATTTGTGCAACTTCcaacaaatgtaatattgtcACATAGGACCTGATTGGAGAAATGATCGATGAAGGATAGGAAAGGTGCATATAGTAAGAAATATTAGTCGGTGTGTATAGGATGATGTTGGCAAAGCAAGGATTTCAACTTGCggatgaatttttctaatataaaatataaatgcgATCGAAAAGTGACAGTAACAGTGCCGTAAATCTTAACAAAAGCCGATGAACAGGGCATTTTATCATATCTATGTGTAGTAATGATAACATGTAATAATTGCAAAGTCACTTGTtactattttttgttattatcatcGGCGTACATTTTATCTGTATTTCATTATGTTCTGTAAACACTTTATGTACATAGAAATAGGTGCAGTATTATGAAAGATATCCTTCATGATCTGAATATCAAAAAAGGATATAATCAAAATatacaagtataaatatttatgtatatatatatatttatacacatattCAAGACCACTGTTTATACGTTATACGTGCGTACATGTAAACATACGTAATAATGTAATGTGtgcaaaatagaaaatgtaaattttattgttagcGAGTGTTCTCTCGTATCAGGAAgcgtatgtatacatgtatgtatgtaatttGATAAgactacatatatatatatatgaatgtatatttataatatttatatcaactAACTATTACTTTAGTGTTAAGACCATGAAAATGCGATTCTGTGCTCTGTTTGAGAAAGTAAGGGACTTGTCTGTGATTTTGGCTAAAggagtttttaatattttatatttttctattcattttctctccttttctttttcacctcTTTAAGTTCATTGAAGTCTAACTCCAGACAGTGTTAGCGAAATGATAGGGGTAACTAATGTTAGTAAAATCTTCTGTAATATGGAAATGAGTATACcgtttacatttcaaatgtGCCTTGAAGAGATATGAACATAGATATTAAACAATGACcaacaatatattttcgattcatttcgccATTCTAACTGTCATTtgacttttatatttataccttCTACAGTTTCTAATTGTGGTTACGGTACATAACTATATAGCGAGCCTTTGTGGCCAGCGTCCGAATATTTGGaattcttaaaagaaaaaaaaattaagggaAAGTGTTTCGAATTTTACTGCACAAACATCTATGTACCTAGctttaaaatgtataatttacacgaacatatatatatacatacactcgtatatatatgtatatgtatatgtatatatacttgTAACATATTGTATAccatttatatgaataataaagatataatattttgatgtAAACTTGAAATTGTTTGCAGCGTATTTTGatcatataaaattatttcatttaactaATTACTATCTGATTTACGAAATTGTTTAAGTATCCAAAtagcaaaatatatttatacttctTGCATcatattctaaaaatacattttgacGATTGTATTTTGTTCCATTTCGTCTATACAACTAGACGTAAggttagaattaaaaattactcgagTTCTGTTTATTCCTGACTTACgtcaataaaaatgatcgatgtaCACTTTACGAATATAtgcattaaaatacaattgtaGTCATTGTGTCTgtagtaaatatatatataaagaaatcaGATgtaatactataaataaaactatacgTAGGCAATTAGGCATCAaaagataatatattaaattcacaCATTCGTGTAAGTAGCCCTCAGGAGCTGTAGTTATGTTTAATTGTTAATGTaactacagtacgggtttagcaatcccaAGGTATCCGAGCTATAAACCCTCTAATGTagatttttcgagaaatttattatttgcgtGGTTTTTCTCTTATTCGGGCTTCAGCGTGTAAACATTAGAACTGATTGCAACGGTTTGCggttttcaaattaaatctcgCGGTATCAGTTGAAAAATGGCGGAAGCCGACCTAACATCGACGTTATTTCGTGACTCCGACTAGAGGGTCTCTTATCTCGCACGTTCAAAATTTCTATAGAGGATGTGCATCTAGAAACTCGAAAGATTTATATATCGTGATTGAAATCGACTTGACAACTGAGAACGTTGAGTGTACTGTATCATTGTGTATACTGTGTGGCATTGTAGCTTCTACGCCACTATAGTATGTATACATGTCTGTATATGTCTTGCTGTGACAGTAGCGTGGTAGCGATAGCTACGTCAAATTACGTGACTCGCTAGTTTCGTTGTTTCGAAACagattttgaatttctcaGTTgctgttaatttttattgaacgtTTGGAAAGCAATTGACAGTATTGCAGGATGGGTGTAATTTTCTTGGAGCACATCGGAGGCACCCGACTGTTTTCTTGCGCTGCCTGTGACACCAATCTTACAAACAGAGGTCAGCTGATAAGCACGCGTTTTACAGGCGCCACGGGTCGTGCTTTTCTATTTAACAAAGTCGTCAACTTAAATTACAGGTATTCCCGCTTCCCCCTTTAATCGATATTAACTCTTCGGGGTAAGATGGATTTAAAAACTGCTCCATTTTCTGCTTAGCtctaacattttatttaactgtGAAATAAGTAACAATCCATTAATAAGTTAATAACGCTGTTCTTCTGTGCAGCTTGAGTcttatctttcttttaaatcataTACCTCGAAGTGTTAAACGACGTTACGATGCGACATATCGTACATTTGTGTTTTGAAAGTTCTCAAATTGAACACTCAAGACAATTACATAAAGAGGAAATATCATTATTGTCATGTACCTAAGAAAGTGGAGAAGAAGTTGACTAAATTCTGATAGTATTTAAAGTATCTGTATAAAAACAAGgggtatatgaatacgcaagGGAAATCATGTTATTATAactgtttttttaaacatagTTTATATCTTGGGGACTTTTATAGATTTCATTCATTCTTAGGTTcatgatttttgtatttatgtatatttagcTTTTTAGCTTTATCGAGTGCACAGGATACAGAATAGTCTAATAAAAGGTGTTGcatattcataatttaatttgtctaCAATGATATACAGCGAGGTACAAGATAGAGTGATGTTGACGGGTCGTCACATGGTCCGAGACGTCAGCTGCAAAAACTGTGATGCTAAGCTTGGATGGGTGTATGAATTTGCAACAGACGATAATCAACGATACAAGGAAGGCCGCGTCATCCTGGAGCGTGCTTTGGTCACAGAGAGTGATGGAATGGGggacaatatttaatactctATGACAAGTAGCAGGTCATAGGATAACAAATATGCTATAGTCGCTGTGAAAACAATTTCTCCCTTCCTTGTGTTCCTTTGTTACTTGAAGTAagctttaaaaattgtttcattggcatacaataatttatatatatagattgaATGTTTTTGTAAACATCAAATGTGTTTTGTCTTATGGTATTACGTATTTCTAATGATCtgctgttttctttttaagttaTTTTACGTTTAAACGTGTATACCACGATAAGTCTGATTGTAAATAAAGAGTGTGTCTACTGTTTTa
Encoded here:
- the LOC128877163 gene encoding protein yippee-like 5 gives rise to the protein MGVIFLEHIGGTRLFSCAACDTNLTNRGQLISTRFTGATGRAFLFNKVVNLNYSEVQDRVMLTGRHMVRDVSCKNCDAKLGWVYEFATDDNQRYKEGRVILERALVTESDGMGDNI